CGGATTTGACGGCATCGCTTTAGCAAAAGCTTCAATTCCGGAATTGACGACGATCGAACAGCCTTTGTATGAGTTAGGCCAGAAAGCGGCAAAGATGCTCATTAAGCTCATCAAAGGGCAAGATGTAAAAAAGACATTTTATCAGTTTGATGTTCAATTAATAGAAAGAGATTCAACGTAAGGTGGGTGAAATGATAATGGGACAGGCCCCTAAAATAACAGTCGTAGGAAGCATTAATATGGATCTCGTTACGATTACGGACCAGCTGCCGAAAATGGGTGAAACGATTCTCGGTCAACAGTTTCAAATGAATCCGGGTGGAAAAGGTGCAAACCAAGCGGTCGCATCCGCAAGACTTGGCGCGGCAGTTCAACTGATCGGCTGTGTTGGAGAGGATATGTTCGGCAAGGAACTGCTCCAACACTTGAAAAGTGAAGGCGTTAACGTGAGCCATGTGGAACAAGTTGCGGATCAGACAGGAACCGCTTCCATCATCGTTTCTAAAAAAGATAATAATATTATCGTCGTTCCGGGTGCGAACAATCATGTGACGGCATCTTTCGTGGAGGCGAAGAGAGAGGTAATCGCGGCGAGCGATATTCTGATCCTTCAGCTTGAAATCCCGTTGGAAGGTGTGCAAAAAGCGATTGAAATCGCGAAGGAGAACGGAGTTACGGTCATCTTGAACCCAGCTCCTATCCGCGAACTTCCTGCTGATGTACTCTCGAAGGTTGATTATTTGACTCCGAACGAACATGAATTCAAGCATTTAACGATTGATGATGATCGTGCAGAGCTCATTGGGAAAGTGATCCTGACAAAAGGAAGCGAAGGTGTTTCCTATTTCCTAGATGGTGAGGAATTAAATATCCCGGCTTATTCAATTGACGTAGTCGATACTACAGGTGCCGGCGATTCATTCAACGCTGGATTTGCGGTTGCATTAGGCAAAGGGTTGCCTGTAGACGCTGCATGCCGATATGGCAATGCAGTAGCGGCCCTTTCGACGACAAAGCTTGGCGCACAAACGGGAATGCCAACTGATGTAGAAGTTCAGGCATTCATTAACAACGTAAACGCATAAGGAGGAGTAAGAGTGAGCGATTTGAAAAAAGTCATTTTAGACGTTGATACGGGTGTGGATGACGCACTCGCAATTCTTTACGGAGTGAATAGTAAGCAACTAAATATTCTAGGAATTACGGCTGTTAGCGGAAATGTCCCGCTGGAGCAAGTGAACATCAATACAAACAGGATCTTGAAGCTAGCAGGAGTGGAAGATCAAATCAAAGTGTACAAAGGTGCAGACCGTCCACTTTTAAAAGAGCCTTACCACGAGTTCCGAGTACATGGCAATGACGGTGTCGGCGGAGCGCTTGACCATATTGACATCGATTTTCCTGAAAATGACGTCTTTGCTCCGGACTTCATCATCGAGCAAGCGAAAAAGCATAAAGGTGAACTCACTCTCATCGCGGTCGGCCCGCTTACAAACGTTGCGTTGGCAGTCCGTAAAGAACCAAGACTAGCTGAATGGCTGAAAGAAGTCATCGTGATGGGCGGCCTCGTCCAATCGTCAGGAAGAGGAAATACAATCCCGACATCCGAATTTAACATTTATGCGGATGCAGAAGCAGCAAAAGTTGTCTTCCATTCAGGAATGAACATTACGCTAGTAAGTTTGGACGTAACAAGACAAGTGCTGTTAACAGAAGAGCATATTGAGGAATTGAAAGGCACGAAGTATTACGATTTCGTCAAGACGAGCACCGTCGATTACAGACAATTTTCAATCAACCTCTACGGAATTAACGGCTGTGCAATGCACGACCCATTGTCAGTAGGTGTCGCTTTAGATCCCAGCATCGTTCAAACAGAGAAATATTACGTCGATGTAGAGACGAAAGGCGAATTAACATACGGCCAAACAATCTGCGACTTCCGAAACATCTATAAAAAAGAACCAAACGTCAACATCTGCGTCGGCGTAGACTCTGAAAGATTCCTACAAACATTCCTCGAGTATTTAAAGAGATAATTAGTTTTCAGAATCTTTCCGGTGCCAATCGTTTCGGTGCCTGTGCAGCAAACAATTCAGATTATTCACTACAATTGTATAAGAGAGTTTCATAAGTCAACTGTCCCAAGGGATGGTTGACTTTTATTTGTATGTTTATGAATTTCTTTGAATTGTCATAAATGTGTGCTGCACAGGCACCGAAGATGAAGTACAAGTATTCTAAAGTTTTCATCCATTCTGGTGAAAGTATCGTATAATAGAAGAAAAAACGGGGGAATTTCCATGGACTACTTATACAACCCATACCCAATAACCCGCCACACTGTATTCGCACGGAAAGGGATGGTGGCGACGTCGCAACCACTTGCGTCACAAGCCGGCATTGAAGTTATGCGGAAAGGCGGGAATGCGGTGGATGCCGCGATTGCGACGGCTGCTGCTCTCACTGTCGTCGAACCTACTACGAACGGCATTGGGGGCGATGCTTTTGCGATTGTGTGGATGAAAGACAAGCTATATGGCTTGAACGCGTCCGGACCTGCGCCGGAAGCTTTGACGCTTGAAGCGATGAAAGAAGCGGGACATGAGAAAATCCCGACATTCGGCTACGAGCCGATCACTGTTCCAGGTGTTCCTGCTGCATGGGCGGCGCTTGCGAAACGGTTCGGCAATCTGCCGTTGATTGAGTCGCTTGGGCCAGCTATCCGTTATGCGGAAGAAGGGTATCCGCTCACGCCAATATTGGGGAAGTATTGGAAAATCGCCTACAACAAGTATAAATCGCTTGATTCTGCTCAGTTTGAAGAATGGTTCAAAGTGTTCGCACCAAATGGCAGGGCTCCTGAAATCGGGGAAATGTGGAAGTCGCCGGACCACGCAAAGACATTGCGGGAAATCGGAGAAACGAATGCGGAGTCCTTCTACAAAGGGGAGCTTGCCGATGCGATTGACGCGCATGTCGCAGAGAACAATGGCTACCTCCGTAAATCCGACCTTGAAAACTATCAAGCTGAATGGGTCGACCCGATTTCGACAAATTATCGGGGCTATGACGTTTGGGAAATTCCGCCGAATGGTCAAGGCGTTGTGACGCTTATGGCGCTTAATATCTTCTCTGAAATGAACCCTGCGGTGCTGAACGATGTGAAATCGCTTCACGAACAGATCGAGGCGATGAAGCTTGCTTTCATTGACGGAAAAGCGTTCATTACCGAAGAGAAGGATATGCCGATTGAAGTGGAACATTTGCTATCGAAGGAATACGCGAAGAAACGGGCTGCGGAAATTACAGAGCACGCTTCAATCCCAGAGCCGTATGAATTGCCGAGAAGCGGGACTATCTATTTGGCGACCGCTGATGAAGAGGGGAATATGGTTTCCTTCATCCAGTCAAACTATATGGGCTTTGGCTCCGGAGTCGTCGTGCCGGGAACAGGCATTACACTTCAAAACCGGGGCATGGACTTTTCACTCGATCCGACGCACCCGAACGTATTGAAACCAGGCAAACGCTCCTATAACACGATCATCCCGGGCTTTCTGACGAAGGACGGACAAGCGGTCGGCCCGTTCGGCATCATGGGCGGGTTCATGCAGCCACAAGGCCATTTCCAAGTCGTTGTCAACACGGTCGACTACCATCTGAATCCACAAGCGACATTGGACGCACCGCGTTGGCAATGGATCGAAGGGAATAAAGTGCACGTCGAGCCAAACTTCCCGAACCATATCGCGCAGGCGCTCGCTCGACTCGGA
The genomic region above belongs to Sporosarcina sp. Marseille-Q4943 and contains:
- the rbsK gene encoding ribokinase, translating into MGQAPKITVVGSINMDLVTITDQLPKMGETILGQQFQMNPGGKGANQAVASARLGAAVQLIGCVGEDMFGKELLQHLKSEGVNVSHVEQVADQTGTASIIVSKKDNNIIVVPGANNHVTASFVEAKREVIAASDILILQLEIPLEGVQKAIEIAKENGVTVILNPAPIRELPADVLSKVDYLTPNEHEFKHLTIDDDRAELIGKVILTKGSEGVSYFLDGEELNIPAYSIDVVDTTGAGDSFNAGFAVALGKGLPVDAACRYGNAVAALSTTKLGAQTGMPTDVEVQAFINNVNA
- a CDS encoding nucleoside hydrolase, producing the protein MKKVILDVDTGVDDALAILYGVNSKQLNILGITAVSGNVPLEQVNINTNRILKLAGVEDQIKVYKGADRPLLKEPYHEFRVHGNDGVGGALDHIDIDFPENDVFAPDFIIEQAKKHKGELTLIAVGPLTNVALAVRKEPRLAEWLKEVIVMGGLVQSSGRGNTIPTSEFNIYADAEAAKVVFHSGMNITLVSLDVTRQVLLTEEHIEELKGTKYYDFVKTSTVDYRQFSINLYGINGCAMHDPLSVGVALDPSIVQTEKYYVDVETKGELTYGQTICDFRNIYKKEPNVNICVGVDSERFLQTFLEYLKR
- a CDS encoding gamma-glutamyltransferase family protein → MDYLYNPYPITRHTVFARKGMVATSQPLASQAGIEVMRKGGNAVDAAIATAAALTVVEPTTNGIGGDAFAIVWMKDKLYGLNASGPAPEALTLEAMKEAGHEKIPTFGYEPITVPGVPAAWAALAKRFGNLPLIESLGPAIRYAEEGYPLTPILGKYWKIAYNKYKSLDSAQFEEWFKVFAPNGRAPEIGEMWKSPDHAKTLREIGETNAESFYKGELADAIDAHVAENNGYLRKSDLENYQAEWVDPISTNYRGYDVWEIPPNGQGVVTLMALNIFSEMNPAVLNDVKSLHEQIEAMKLAFIDGKAFITEEKDMPIEVEHLLSKEYAKKRAAEITEHASIPEPYELPRSGTIYLATADEEGNMVSFIQSNYMGFGSGVVVPGTGITLQNRGMDFSLDPTHPNVLKPGKRSYNTIIPGFLTKDGQAVGPFGIMGGFMQPQGHFQVVVNTVDYHLNPQATLDAPRWQWIEGNKVHVEPNFPNHIAQALARLGHQIVPTLDSGSFGRGQIIWRDPETGVLSGGTESRTDGTIAVW